CGATCACCGCGGCGAACGCGGTGATCCAGACCTGTCGCGGCTGTCCCTTGACCGCCTCCAGCAGGCTCGCGTGCCCGGCGCTCATGCACACCTCCGAAAAGTCACTTAGCAATGCTAACAATAATTGCTTAGCGTTCCGAAGTAAGTCGGCTCACAGGTACGTTGGCCGGTATGGAAGCGGTGATCTTCGACCTGGACGGGGTGCTGGTCGACTCGGAGACGGTGTGGGACGAGACCCGCCGTGCGGTGGTCGCCGAGCACGGCGGTGGCTGGACCGAGCAGGCCAGCAGGGCGCTGCAGGGGATGAGCACACCGGAGTGGGCGAGATACCTGGTGGCCGAGCTCGGCACCCGGCTGACCGCCGAGCGAGCCGCCGAGGTGGTGGTCGACCGGATGGCGCGGCGATACGCGGCAGGCCCACCGGTACTACCCGGTGCGGAAGAGGTCGTGCGCGCGGTCGGCGAGCGGTACCCGGTGGCGATCGCCAGTTCCTCCCCGCCGGTGCTGATCGAGGCGTTCCTGGCGGCCACCGGGCTGACCGGACTGGTCCGGGTCGCGCTCTCCAGCGAGCAGGCCGGTGCGGGCAAGCCGGAGCCGGACGTCTACCTGCAGGCAGCGGACCGGCTGGCGGTGGCGGCGCGGGACTGCGTGGCAGTCGAGGACTCGACCAACGGCCTGCGTTCCGCGCTGGCGGCCGGGATGACCGTGGTCGCGGTACCGAACCCGCACTTCCCGCCGGAGGAGGCGGTGCTCGCCAGGGCGCACAGCAGGCTGCGCTCGATCCGCGAGCTACCGGACGTACTCGGCGAACTCGGCTGACCGGTCACCGGCCGAGCGGTCCAGCCCCGATCTGCTCGCCCGTGGCGTCCCTGGCCAGGTACCGCAGCTGTTCCGGGCGCAGGCCGGGATCGGGCACCGTCGCGTAGAACAGCGCGGCCTCCCCGGTGCCCCCGGCCCGGGTGGTCCTGATCAGGGCACCATGATCGTTGCGCAGCTCCACTCGCTGCACCTGCGGACCCATCGCCAGCACCAGCCATTCGACCGGTGTGCCCTCATCGACCCAGTTCAACCGGTGGACCTGGAACAGGGGTGCGGTCCGCCCGGGATCGACAGCCTGCCCGCACCCCGCCGAGCCGGTGCCCTGCCGGGCCGGATCGGCCTCGTTGATCGGCATTCCGGCACGGGCCCTCCGCACACACAGCGCGGTGCCCCGCGGACCGTTCGGGTCGGTGTAGCGCAGGTAGTAGGCGCCGACGGTGTGGCGCTCGCCCTCCCACCGCACCTCACCGAGGGGATAGGGGCCCGCGAGCAGTTCGGTGCCCGCATGCGGCCGGTAGGGCAGGGTGTCCTCGGCGGCCGGAGGGGCGCCGCTGGTCGGCTCCGGCCCGGCACCGGCAACCTGGTCCCGCGGGGGCCGTTCGGTCAGCAGGCCGGGGACCAGGAAGGCCCCAACGAGCACCAGCACGGCCGCCGCGGCCGTGCCCACGCTGGCCAGCACGGCCTGCCTGCCGCGCCGCGACCCGGCCGCCAACCGCCGTTGCTGCTCTGCCCACGGGTCCTTGCTGGGCGGCAGCTCATCGGCCAGCTCCGTGAAGGTCGCGCGCAGCCGGTTTTCCAGGTCATTCATGCCGGCCCTCCACCTCGTCGATCCGCTTGCGCAGATTGGCCAGGGCATGCGAAGTGGTGGCCTTGACCGTGCCGACGGAGATGCCGAGTGTCTCGGCGATCTCGGCCTGCCCGAGGTCCAGCCAGTAACGCAGCACGAGCACCTCACGCTGCCTGCGGGCCAGCCGCCGGAGCGCGGCGCGCAGCCGGTGGTGTTCCTGCCCGACCAGCACATGGTGCTCGGCGGAAAGCTCGTCCGGCGGCAGGTCGGCCGGGGTGCGCCGGACCACCCGCAGGTGGCGCAGCCGGGACCGGCACAGGTTGACCACGATCTGCCGCAGGTAGGCCAGCGCCTTGGCGTCCTCGTGCAGGCCGTCCCAGGACTTGTGCAGCCGGACGAAGGCCTCCTGCGCGATGTTCTCCGGGTCGTCCGCGCCGAGCAGGTAGGCGAACCGTTTCATCGGCTCGAACGCGTCATGGAACAACGACGCGAACGCCGTCGGCGCGCCGTGATCCGGCGCGCCGACGGCTGGATCAGCAGCTACCGTTCGCACATCCCCGCGACGCCCGAACGCGCGCGGGGGTTTAGCCCCCGGGGTAAACGGAATCGGCTCAGCTGTCCGGGTCGCCTGCGATGAAGCGCTCGACGGCGGCGTGCGCGTCGGAGTCGGAGTACTGCACCGGCGGCGACTTCATGAAGTAGGAGGAGGCCGAAAGCACCGGGCCACCGATGCCACGGTCCTTGGCGATCTTCGCGGCCCGCACCGCGTCGATGATGATGCCTGCCGAGTTCGGGGAGTCCCAGACCTCGAGCTTGTACTCCATGTTCAGCGGCACATCGCCGAAGGCACGCCCCTCCAGCCGGACGTAGGCCCACTTGCGGTCGTCCAGCCAGGAGACGTAGTCGGAGGGGCCGATGTGCACATTGCCCTTGCCGAGATCCCGGTCGACCTGCGAGGTCACCGCCTGGGTCTTGGAGACCTTCTTGGACTCCAGCCGCTCCAGTTCCTTCATGTTCAGGAAGTCCATGTTGCCGCCCACGTTCAGCTGCATGGTGCGGTCCAGCTGGACCCCGCGATCCTCGAACAGCCTGGCAAGGACCCGGTGCGTTATGGTCGCGCCGACCTGCGACTTGATGTCGTCGCCCACGATCGGCACCCCGGCCTCGGTGAACTTGGCGGCCCACTCCGGGTCGGAGGCGATGAACACCGGCAGCGCGTTGACGAAGGCGACCTTCGCGTCGATGGCCGCCTGCGCGTAGAACTTGTCCGCCTCCTCGGAGCCCACCGGCAGGTAGGACACCAGCACGTCCACCCCGGCTTCCCGCAGCGCGGCTGCGACGTCCACCGGCGACTCGTCGGACTCCTCGATGGTCTCCCGGTAGAACCGGCCGAGCCCGTCGTGGGTGTGCCCGCGCTGCACGGTCACCCCGAGCGGCGGCACGTCCGCGATCTTGATCGTGTTGTTCTCGCTCGCGACGATGGCTTCCGAGAGGTCCCGGCCGACCTTCTTGGCATCCACGTCGAACGCGGCGACGAACTCGATGTCGGAGACGTGGTAGCCGCCGAACTGCACGTGCATCAAGCCTGGCACGCGCGAGTCAGGTTCGGCGTCGCGGTAGTACTGGACGCCCTGCACCAGCGACGCCGCGCAGTTGCCAACTCCTACGATGGCCACCCGCAGGTTCTCGCCCATGCCGGTTTCTCCTTACTCGTGATTTGCGTGTGGTCTCCGCCGGGCGGCGGCGAGTCAGGTCTGCTGACCGCGCTGCTCGGCTTGTTCGTGTGCGATCAACTCGTTGAGCCAGCGCACCTCCCGCTCGCTGGTCTCCAGCCCGAGCCGATGCAGCTCGCGGGTGTAGCGGTCGATCTTCTCCTCGGCTCTGCCCAGGGCGGCGCGTAGTCCCTCGCGGCGCTCCTCGACGCGACGGCGCCTGCCCTCCAATATCCGCATCCTGACGTCGGCCGGTGTCCTGGAGAAAAACGTCAGGTGCACACCGAAACCCTCGTCGTCCCAGGTCTGCGGGCCGACGTCGGCGAGCAGTTCGGCGAACCGCTCCTTGCCCTCGGCGGTGAGCTTGTACACGCGCCGGGCCCTGCGGCCCCAGCCACTCCTGCTCTGGGTCCTGGAGCTCGTCCTCGGCTGACTCGGGGTGGATTCACCCACCTCGAGGTCTTCGGGCTCCTCGACGATGAGGCCCGCTCGCTGCAGCCTGCGCAAGGTCGGATACAGCGAGCCGTAGGAGAACGTGCGGAACATGCCGAGCGTCTCGTGTAGCCGTTTGCGCAGCACATAACCGTGCATGGGGGCCTCGTGCAGCAACCCGAGGACTGCGAACTCCAGCACGATCAACCCCCTTTCGGGAACAAACGACTCCGCCGGACGTTGCAGTGTCCACGCGGTCATCCAGCCACAACCTACCGGTTCATTATATCGCCTCGATACATCGACGTGGTGTATCTAACCTTCTTGAGGTACGCGGGTAGTACCTCAGTGTTCACGAGAGAGTTATCGAATTCCCGGCGTGTCGGCTTAGTAACCACGGTCCTTACCCAGAACGGCCCACCGTGCACCCGGCTGGAGCACGTACTCTGTGGACGTGCGAACCCAGCGGCATGTCGTGGACTACACCTTGCAGCGCCGAGCGCTGCTCGCCGGATACCGGGCGGGCAGGGTCGGCGCCGACGAGGTCTGCGATGCTGGGCCGTACCTCCTGCGAGCTGCGAAGTTCCACGGCAGGCCGGGCGGATGGGACTGCCCCGTCTGCCGCCGGGAGGCGTTGACCCTGGTCTCCTGGGTCTACGGGGACGAGTTGAAGCACGCCGCCGGTTCGGCCAGGACCCCGGAGGAACTCGAGCGGATGGCCAACCTCTTCGGTGAGTTCACCGTCTATGTCGTAGAGGTGTGCCGGGCGTGCCGCTGGAACCACCTGGTCCAGTCGTACGTCCTCGGTACCGGAACACCACACCGGCGTTCGCGGAGGACCGCGGGCCAGTGAGGACCGGGAACATCGCTGTGCTCTTACCGACCCCCTGGCGGGGCCCGCACGCAGGCAACGGCAGGACGGCGCGCCCCGAAGCGCCGGTCCGGGAGGCTCAATCGTGAACGATCACCGCTGGCCAGGACAGGACCCCGAAGGCAGGCACGAGCAGTGGCCGCCAGGCGAGGGCCGTCAGGACTCCGGCCCGCAGTGGCCCACCGGTGACGAGCCGCCCCGCCCGCCCCGGCAGGGCAGGCCGCCCCAGCAGCCACCCTGGCCCCCGCAGCAGCCTCGCTGGCCGGGCGCGGAGGATCAGGGCCCGCGCTGGCCGGGCGGCCAGGACCCGGACCACGGCGGGCAGCGGCAACGGCCCGCGCAGCGGCCCCAGCAACCAGGCCAGGCACCGCCCCCGCAGGGGCCGTACCGGCCACAGGACCCGCGCGGACACCGGCCACCGCAACCGGGGCAGCCACCGCAAGCGGGCGGGCGGCAGGGGCCACAGGGACCAGGGCGGGGACCTGGCCAGCCATCCGGCGGCCGCCCGCCTGCGGGGCCGCCACCAGGCGGCAGGCCGGGACAGCCAGGACACCGGCAGCCACCACCCGGGCCGCAGGGCCCCGGCGGACCCGCGGCCGCCGGGGCGGCTGGCGCTGTCGGAGCGGCCGGAGCGGGGCAACCACCACGCCACCCCCGCGTCGAGCAGCCGACCGGCATGGTCGGCCGCCGGATCGGCCCGGAGGACCGGGAACCCGAGCTGCTCACCCATGACCACCACGGCGCGGGCCCGGACGATCCCGACTACGGGTACGGGCCGGAGGACTGGCCGGACGACGACGAGCAGCAGCTGTACGAGCACGGCCTGGACGAGGAGGACGAGGAGCCGCGAGGCAAGAACGGCAAGCCGCCGCTCACCCCCCGGCAGCGGAAGAAACGCCGCTGGCGGCGGATCCGGCGCACGCTGTACGCCCTGTTCGGCCTGTTCGTGGTGCTGCCCGCGCTGGCCTTCACGATCACGTACTTCCTGGTGGACGTGCCGACCCCGGAGGAGGTGGCCGCGGACCAGAACAAGGTGGTGACCTACCTCTTCGACGACGGTTCGGAGATGGGTAAGGACGTGCCCCCCGGCG
The sequence above is drawn from the Amycolatopsis aidingensis genome and encodes:
- a CDS encoding HAD family hydrolase translates to MEAVIFDLDGVLVDSETVWDETRRAVVAEHGGGWTEQASRALQGMSTPEWARYLVAELGTRLTAERAAEVVVDRMARRYAAGPPVLPGAEEVVRAVGERYPVAIASSSPPVLIEAFLAATGLTGLVRVALSSEQAGAGKPEPDVYLQAADRLAVAARDCVAVEDSTNGLRSALAAGMTVVAVPNPHFPPEEAVLARAHSRLRSIRELPDVLGELG
- a CDS encoding RNA polymerase sigma factor; protein product: MRTVAADPAVGAPDHGAPTAFASLFHDAFEPMKRFAYLLGADDPENIAQEAFVRLHKSWDGLHEDAKALAYLRQIVVNLCRSRLRHLRVVRRTPADLPPDELSAEHHVLVGQEHHRLRAALRRLARRQREVLVLRYWLDLGQAEIAETLGISVGTVKATTSHALANLRKRIDEVEGRHE
- a CDS encoding inositol-3-phosphate synthase; this translates as MGENLRVAIVGVGNCAASLVQGVQYYRDAEPDSRVPGLMHVQFGGYHVSDIEFVAAFDVDAKKVGRDLSEAIVASENNTIKIADVPPLGVTVQRGHTHDGLGRFYRETIEESDESPVDVAAALREAGVDVLVSYLPVGSEEADKFYAQAAIDAKVAFVNALPVFIASDPEWAAKFTEAGVPIVGDDIKSQVGATITHRVLARLFEDRGVQLDRTMQLNVGGNMDFLNMKELERLESKKVSKTQAVTSQVDRDLGKGNVHIGPSDYVSWLDDRKWAYVRLEGRAFGDVPLNMEYKLEVWDSPNSAGIIIDAVRAAKIAKDRGIGGPVLSASSYFMKSPPVQYSDSDAHAAVERFIAGDPDS
- a CDS encoding PadR family transcriptional regulator, with the translated sequence MLEFAVLGLLHEAPMHGYVLRKRLHETLGMFRTFSYGSLYPTLRRLQRAGLIVEEPEDLEVGESTPSQPRTSSRTQSRSGWGRRARRVYKLTAEGKERFAELLADVGPQTWDDEGFGVHLTFFSRTPADVRMRILEGRRRRVEERREGLRAALGRAEEKIDRYTRELHRLGLETSEREVRWLNELIAHEQAEQRGQQT
- a CDS encoding DUF5318 domain-containing protein; protein product: MRTQRHVVDYTLQRRALLAGYRAGRVGADEVCDAGPYLLRAAKFHGRPGGWDCPVCRREALTLVSWVYGDELKHAAGSARTPEELERMANLFGEFTVYVVEVCRACRWNHLVQSYVLGTGTPHRRSRRTAGQ